In Nocardia sp. XZ_19_385, the sequence TCAGGGAATCGCGTTGCCGCTCATGCCGAACGCGTTCTCCATCACCGGCCCGTACGGATTCACCGGCGCCTCCTACTTCCAGCTGATCGAAAACCAGACCCGGCACGCGCTGCGCTGCATCGAGTCTGCCCGGCGCCGGAAGGCGACCTATATCGCGGTCAGCCAAGACGCGCACGACCGATACTTCCGATGGGCACTGAGTCGCACCTCCGACACCGTTTTCTACAACAGCTGCGCCGGATCCAACAGCTACTACTTCGACAAGCACGGAGACACTCCGCTGCTGCGCCCGTCCTCGGCGGTCAGCGCGTGGTGGGACAGCCGCAATTTCAGCTTGAAGGACTACCGCTTCGAATCGCTGTCGACGCTGCGGGTGACCGGTTCCCCGCCGGTCGACGTGGAGGCCAGCGCCTGAGCGAGTGCGGGCGCGACATCGCCGACCGCGATCTTTGTGCCCGCCCTCCCCTGCCATTTTTGTTCGGCGCATCCGACGAGCTCTGAACAGGACTCATATTTGGATGCGCATATCTACAGACTGGGATGCGGTCGCCGCCGCCAGCATTTGGCACAGATAAGCATTCCGGGTGGCGGCCTGCGCTACGGGCTACGGGCTGCGCGATGCGGGCTACGGACTGCCACCATCCCCTAGTCCGGCGTCCAAACTGGCGCGGAGTTCGGACAGTAGCGTTTCGACCTGGTCCAGCACCTCCCCCGAGTAGCGGCCAAGCACTGCGTCCTGCTGGGCGTTCAGCGGGCCGAAGAAGTTGTCCGCCAGCTGTTTCACGTCGCCGCTGCTGCGCAGAGTAACGATGCGCCGGTCGCGATGTTCGCGGGTTCGGGTGAGGTAACCGGCCTGTTCGAGGCGGTTCAGCAGGGCCGTCATGGCGCCTGAGGTGAGGGAGATGCGCTTGCTCAGGAGAGCCGGCGACAAGGGGGCGTCACGCTCTTCGGCAGCGCAGATCTCGAGCAGAGCGAACGCGTCGGTGGAGTGGACGCCGAGGGAGACAGCGAAGCGGCGGCCGAGCTCGGTGAACGCCGAGCCGTAGGCGCGGAGTTGTTCGCCGAGGCGTTCTCGTTGTGCGGCAACGGCGTTCGGCGTCTTCGGCTGCGCCATCCGAGTGCCTCCCTGGGGTCTCGCGGTGGGTGGTCGTGGTTGACAACCTACCGCCCTATCAATGTATCTTCATCACAAAGATACTTCACCATGGAGATACATTGAATAGTGCAGCAGTAACTCATCCCGCTCGGCAGTGGCTGGGCATCGTCGCGGTGTCACTCGGCGTGGCGCTGATCGTCGTGGACATCACGATCGTCAATGTCATCCTGGCGCCGATCATCGCGGACCTGTCGATCGATTCCGTTCAGGCGCAATGGGTTCAGGAGTCCTACGCGATCGTCTTCGCGGCATTGCTGTTGCTCGCCGGGCGATTGTCGGACCTCTATGGCGCGCGCCGGCTCTTTCTCGTCGGACTGCTCGTTTTCGGCGCAACCAGCTTGCTGGCCGCACTCGCACCGAACGGGGAGCTACTGATCGCGGCACGATTCGTGCAGGGCGTCGGCGGGGCCCTGATCCTGCCGACCTCCTTGGCGCTGGTGAACGCGACGTTCACCGGCAAGGCGCGGGCCCAGGCGTTCGCGATCTGGGGCTCGACCATCGGTGCGGCGGCGGCCGTGGGTCCACTGCTCGGCGGGTGGCTCGCGGACTTCTCCTGGCGGTGGGCGTTCGGCGTCAATCTGCCGCTGGTGGCGGTAATTCTGGCCGGGGTGCTGATTTTCCTGCCGAAGTCGCCGCGCATCCCCGGACAGGTCGACATGCTGGGCGCGGCGCTGTCGGCAGTCGGGCTCGGTGCGCTCGCCTACACGATGATCGAGGGGCGCACCCACGGGTGGCTCCTGACCACCGAGCCGCTCGCCATCGGCGGATTCACCTGGCGCAGCGGCCCCTCCCCCGTGTTCGTGCTGTTCCTGGTGTCCGCACTGGTGCTGGCCGGGTTCTGGCGACGGCAGGCAGCGCTCGGCCGGGCCGGTGCTGAGCCGCTCATGGATGTGCGCCTGTTCAGCATTCCCTCGTTCCGCAACGGGAATGTCGTGACGCTGGTCGTGGGCCTCGGCGAATTCGGGATCATCGCGGTGTTGCCGCTGTGGTTGCAGTTCGTGCTGGATTACAGTGCGCTGCAAGCGGGTCTGGCGCTGTGCGCGCTCGCGGTGGGCAGCTTCTTCGCCAGCGGGGCAAGCTTCTCGATGGCCGCTTCGGTGACCGCGCTGGGGCAGGTCCGGATCGGGTTGCTACTGGAAGCGGCCGGGCTCGTCCTGCTCGGAGCTATCGCGGCGACCGACAGTGCGTGGTGGTGGATCGCTGTCGCCCTGTTCGTCTATGGCATCGGCGTCGGGTTCGCCACCGCCCAGGTGACCAATGTCGTTCTCGCCGACATTCCCGCGGCGAGCGCTGGGCAGGGATCGGGGATCCAAAGTGCGGCACGCGAATTAGGCTCGGCGCTCGGTATCGCGCTGCTCACGACGCTGTACTTCACGTCGCTCACCGGCAGTCTGCGCGATCGCCTCGAGCAAGGGGGACTTTCCGGCCCGGATGCCGGGCAGCTCAGCGAAACAGTCACCGACAGTGCCGGTTCGGTCATCCCCGCGTTGGCGGCCGATCCCAGCACAGCGGCGGTGGCCGGCGCCGCCCGCGAGGCGATGACCGTCGGACTCGAGGTGTCGAGTTATGTCTGCGCGGCACTGCTGGTCTTGGCGCTTGCCGCGACGGTAACCCTCAGACCAGCTCGGGGACCAGCCGCGCCCCGGAAGTCACCGAACGCGCACGATATTCCTGTGGTGGACAACCCTTCCAACGCCGGAACGCGCGAATGAACGACGCCGCCTCGGCGTAACCGAGGCGGGCCGCGACCTGTTCGGTGGTCATATCGGTGTGCACGAGCAGTTCCTCGGAGAGCATCTGCCGTACCTCGTCCAGGAGCGCCCGGAACGAGGTTCCCTCTTCGCTCAGTCGTCGCGACAGGGTGCGCGCGCTCATGAACAGGCCGGCCGCGACGGTGGCCTGATCGGGGATCTCCCCCGGGTTGCGCACCAGCATGTCCCGCACCGATCCGGCCACCCCGGTGCGGGTCCGCCGCCGCGCGAGCAGGTCACGACAGAGCTGCTCGCAGGTTCCGCGGGCCCGGTCGTTGGCGCGGGGCAGCGGCATGTCCAGGTAGGCGGCGTCGAAGGCGACCACATTGGCGGGAGCCCCGAAGGCCGGTTCGACACCGAAAGTCTTGCGGTAGCGGGAGGTGTCGGCCGGCGCGGCATGCCGGAAGCCGACCCGGTGGATCGGCACCGCGACGGAGAACACTTCCCGGCCGATCGTCTGGATCCCGGCAAACGCCCGTTCGGCGAGGAACGCGCGCAGGTCCTCGGGAATCACGTTGCCGTCCAACAGGAATCGGCCTTCGCCGTCGCGCTCGGTGAAGGTGAGCTGCCCGAACGCGAACCCCAGATCCAGATGCCGCAGCGCCACATCGATCACTTCACGCAGCGTGCGACTGGACAGCAGCGCCAGTCCCCACGGCCCGTACAGCGAAATATTGTGGCGCCCACCGGCTTCCACGCCAAGCCCCGATTCATCGCCGAACCGGGCGAGCAGATTACGCACCACCTGGACTTCCTG encodes:
- a CDS encoding MarR family winged helix-turn-helix transcriptional regulator; protein product: MAQPKTPNAVAAQRERLGEQLRAYGSAFTELGRRFAVSLGVHSTDAFALLEICAAEERDAPLSPALLSKRISLTSGAMTALLNRLEQAGYLTRTREHRDRRIVTLRSSGDVKQLADNFFGPLNAQQDAVLGRYSGEVLDQVETLLSELRASLDAGLGDGGSP
- a CDS encoding DHA2 family efflux MFS transporter permease subunit produces the protein MNSAAVTHPARQWLGIVAVSLGVALIVVDITIVNVILAPIIADLSIDSVQAQWVQESYAIVFAALLLLAGRLSDLYGARRLFLVGLLVFGATSLLAALAPNGELLIAARFVQGVGGALILPTSLALVNATFTGKARAQAFAIWGSTIGAAAAVGPLLGGWLADFSWRWAFGVNLPLVAVILAGVLIFLPKSPRIPGQVDMLGAALSAVGLGALAYTMIEGRTHGWLLTTEPLAIGGFTWRSGPSPVFVLFLVSALVLAGFWRRQAALGRAGAEPLMDVRLFSIPSFRNGNVVTLVVGLGEFGIIAVLPLWLQFVLDYSALQAGLALCALAVGSFFASGASFSMAASVTALGQVRIGLLLEAAGLVLLGAIAATDSAWWWIAVALFVYGIGVGFATAQVTNVVLADIPAASAGQGSGIQSAARELGSALGIALLTTLYFTSLTGSLRDRLEQGGLSGPDAGQLSETVTDSAGSVIPALAADPSTAAVAGAAREAMTVGLEVSSYVCAALLVLALAATVTLRPARGPAAPRKSPNAHDIPVVDNPSNAGTRE
- a CDS encoding AraC family transcriptional regulator: MFDWDIPRSTSSVHVLIRLAEERGMTVAECLEGTTLAPGTGIDPDAEITARQEVQVVRNLLARFGDESGLGVEAGGRHNISLYGPWGLALLSSRTLREVIDVALRHLDLGFAFGQLTFTERDGEGRFLLDGNVIPEDLRAFLAERAFAGIQTIGREVFSVAVPIHRVGFRHAAPADTSRYRKTFGVEPAFGAPANVVAFDAAYLDMPLPRANDRARGTCEQLCRDLLARRRTRTGVAGSVRDMLVRNPGEIPDQATVAAGLFMSARTLSRRLSEEGTSFRALLDEVRQMLSEELLVHTDMTTEQVAARLGYAEAASFIRAFRRWKGCPPQEYRARSVTSGARLVPELV